The following are from one region of the Capsicum annuum cultivar UCD-10X-F1 chromosome 1, UCD10Xv1.1, whole genome shotgun sequence genome:
- the LOC107841017 gene encoding uncharacterized GPI-anchored protein At5g19250, producing MASIPRYFFISLLVLHSLLFSFVKCDDEEDNLLKGINSYRASLNLKTLRENDKAKCLADEMADQFKDQPCTNTTGANTVPGTEPQFSDYPKLLSKCKLNVTTTRDGMIMPACVPNLVPDLVLSNFTKSQYSNYLNDTKFSGVGIGSDDNWMVVVLTTSNPEGSFTPDNSSANLVFQLGLISHAVFLLVAFLILL from the exons ATGGCGTCTATTCCACGTTACTTTTTCATTTCTCTACTTGTTCTTCATTCCCTTCTCTTCTCCTTTGTCAAATGTGATG ACGAGGAAGACAACCTTCTTAAAGGTATTAACAGCTACAGGGCATCCCTAAACTTGAAAACTCTGCGCGAGAATGACAAAGCCAAGTGCCTTGCTGATGAAATGGCCGACCAATTTAAAGATCAACCATGTACAAACACAACCGGCGCCAATACTGTACCTGGCACTGAACCTCAATTCTCTGACTATCCTAAACTTCTATCCAAGTGCAAATTGAATGTCACAACCACCAGAGATGGAATGATAATGCCTGCCTGTGTTCCCAACCTTGTTCCAGACCTCGTTCTTTCCAACTTTACGAAGTCCCAGTATTCTAATTATCTGAATGATACCAAGTTTAGTGGTGTTGGAATTGGTTCTGACGATAACTGGATGGTTGTAGTCTTGACCACAAGCAACCCAGAGGGAAGCTTTACACCTGATAATAGTTCAGCAAACCTAGTTTTTCAGCTTGGTTTGATCTCTCATGCAGTCTTTCTACTTGTGGCATTTCTCATCTTACTGTGA
- the LOC107840995 gene encoding peroxisomal adenine nucleotide carrier 1: MALNMESLAEATSGAVGSLLSTTILYPLDTCKSKYQAELRAHGQAKYRNTLDVLLEAVSSRQVLSLYQGLGTKNVQSFVSSFIYFYGYDFFKKLYLKRSGFKSIGTRANLIIAVAAGAFTVIITQPLDTASSRMQTSDFGKSKGFWKTLSEGTWSEAFDGLGISIILTSNPAIQYTAFDQFKQRMLKKKMKSNRGVESSPESLSAFSAFVLGAVSKCFATCITYPLIRCKVMIQSAESEGDAEDEAELRARKTISGSLRAIWKKEGLIGFFKGLQPQILKTVISAALLLMIKEKISKTTWVLLLAVRRYLFLTRTRLKSS; the protein is encoded by the exons ATGGCTTTAAATATGGAGTCTTTGGCTGAGGCAACTTCTGGGGCTGTAGGATCTTTGCTAAGCACCACTATATTGTATCCTTTGGATACTTGCAAATCCAAGTACCAAGCTGAACTTCGAGCTCACGGTCAGGCAAAATACAG AAATACTCTTGATGTCTTGTTGGAGGCCGTTTCTTCTCGGCAAGTTCTTTCACTCTACCAGGGTCTTGGAACAAAGAACGTGCAGTCTTTTGTTTCATCTTTTATTTACTTCTATGGATATGATTTCTTCAAGAAACTATACTTGAAGAGAAGTGGATTTAAATCCATAGGAACAAGAGCTAACTTAATAATTGCTGTTGCAGCTGGGGCATTTACAGTCATAATAACCCAG CCTCTTGATACAGCATCTTCAAGAATGCAAACTAGTGATTTTGGGAAATCCAAGGGATTCTGGAAAACCCTCTCGGAGGGCACTTGGAGTGAAGCATTTGATGGTCTAGGAATATCCATCATTCTCACTTCAAATCCAGCAATTCAG TACACAGCCTTTGATCAATTTAAACAAAGAATgctgaagaagaagatgaaaagcAATAGAGGGGTGGAATCAAGTCCAGAATCTCTTTCTGCTTTTTCTGCCTTTGTTTTGGGGGCAGTCTCAAAATGTTTTGCCACCTGCATCACTTACCCATTAATAAG GTGTAAAGTCATGATACAATCTGCTGAATCAGAAGGAGATGCAGAGGATGAAGCCGAGTTAAGAGCCCGAAAAACAATCTCTGGATCTCTTCGTGCCATATGGAAAAAGGAAGGGCTAATTGGATTCTTTAAAGGGTTACAGCCTCAGATCCTGAAGACTGTTATAAGCGCAGCACTGCTGTTGATGATAAAGGAGAAGATCTCAAAAACCACATGGGTTCTGCTTTTAGCAGTAAGGAGATATCTGTTCCTAACAAGGACCAGACTAAAGAGCTCTTGA
- the LOC107841010 gene encoding TLC domain-containing protein 2, translating into MNPNQTIQSIQMLNNTQRNFQWNVDYEWTIHIFPRLLFLTSVQGDKTIKRYNNKNQNKRFDINQTSNSTESMAIRSGFNQGTKALVFFMATLLIWIVSVLWEILINKRKELVAIILGFIFYQSANWIIRKSMRNRDPLFVNTCVSLLHSTTTSASVLFILVNQLMVNVNHIFEHAQLVDHTWPWAYTSLCFSCGYFAYDQLDMLLYRLYSGWIPSILLHHFVLLVCFTLALYRNVTINYLILTLICELHSVFLHLRKVRRMAGFRDSSSSVFVKVEWVFNWMTFVLARVVSHVLITVKLIRDANKFDKGGIELPLALFGMAGMNLLNTFLGIDLFKAYRREMYPQRSRQSHQD; encoded by the coding sequence ATGAACCCTAACCAAACTATACAATCTATTCAAATGTTAAATAATACCCAGCGTAACTTCCAATGGAATGTGGACTACGAATGGACCATCCACATCTTTCCACGCCTACTGTTTCTTACTTCTGTACAAGGAGATAAGACAATTAAGAGGTACAACAACAAGAACCAAAACAAAAGATTTGACATAAATCAAACCTCAAATTCTACAGAATCCATGGCTATTCGAAGTGGGTTTAACCAAGGAACCAAAGCATTAGTATTTTTCATGGCCACACTGCTCATATGGATTGTCTCAGTTTTATGGGAAATACTAATTAACAAGCGCAAGGAACTTGTTGCTATCATTCTTGGTTTCATTTTCTACCAATCAGCCAATTGGATCATCCGCAAATCGATGCGAAATCGTGATCCTCTCTTCGTTAACACCTGCGTATCTCTTCTGCATTCAACCACTACATCTGCTTCAGTGCTCTTCATTTTGGTCAATCAGTTGATGGTTAACGTGAATCACATATTTGAGCACGCACAGCTTGTTGATCATACATGGCCATGGGCGTATACCTCTTTGTGTTTTTCGTGTGGTTATTTTGCTTATGATCAGTTAGATATGCTGCTATACAGATTGTATAGCGGATGGATTCCTTCTATATTATTGCATCATTTTGTGCTTCTTGTATGCTTCACACTTGCATTGTATCGAAATGTTACCATCAATTACCTTATCCTTACTCTCATTTGTGAGCTGCATTCTGTGTTTCTGCATCTGCGTAAAGTGCGGAGGATGGCGGGTTTTCGTGATTCTAGTAGCAGCGTTTTTGTGAAAGTGGAATGGGTTTTTAACTGGATGACTTTTGTTCTAGCAAGAGTTGTGTCACATGTTCTCATTACTGTTAAGCTGATACGAGATGCAAACAAGTTTGACAAGGGTGGTATAGAGCTCCCTCTTGCTCTTTTCGGCATGGCTGGGATGAATTTGCTTAATACTTTCTTGGGAATTGATCTCTTTAAAGCTTACAGGAGAGAGATGTATCCTCAGAGGAGTCGGCAAAGTCATCAAGATTGA